Proteins from a single region of Oncorhynchus nerka isolate Pitt River linkage group LG18, Oner_Uvic_2.0, whole genome shotgun sequence:
- the LOC115145816 gene encoding uncharacterized protein C4orf54-like: MEAVEKTLTYRDDTGPYRKLLHGNKDKNQCNTKAKSDESNYVDLDDLLDMNSECTKTVKVTFTGDGNQLAVFKCNSDTSGERSPGVREIDDNVDQIYEETSKDRWADRPVSEDPTMDTYLTEFNSNVDLGNNNTTEPQSEIVPRDYNVPSECEELQYTDMYLNSKTESDDGESVVLSDHCAPDTVIDESHYITTHEIQLTEHDHDVDYDFGRGNCWDIEDDNLVYSFVDYASFESDETTEETLIGLVDGRSQAQCNVHQRVSGCAVVSTESEFCDSDKCPSSDESICKKQNSSGNSAGQIHLSIKTSSRAINDSNNIIENENICYNTKHMGNRSHFCFTSTDARAEALCDRSQYFIPAPGRQHFATKLRGKDVNEYSSGASSSISELDDADKEVRNLTAKSFRSLACPYFDAINLSTSSESSMSENGLGLNKWSAFVDLKYGNMSHGREQNLIAHKSATATFEMSKNADYKSIHGIAISNKKVPQTKMFSLNTQISSPQHASSSTQNVELTGPFEPGSEVITLTKTLNFRCNVEAGSPEPGKSPKYSENVSGAHSMDEVTGTLPAKQGYEVSYQHSDAGDSMEGTHKNASFASSLLKNVISKKMQFEQERKMERGEIRDTHPTHSPCFQCKDQDGIRERDTERGVHSQSSKSGSGCTSNSSDEQGAVDSRPNSCDPKEDRTRTLASFQPINEARLDSQRDACEPTRGSLSHSQNSAFKSWRDGEPEPQDEHEIRTVLDGTHSTTDNTGERELDTRSVSSKLTKLSHLFVPSSQRLPKDTELKEQVSDSTFLGAQKEHQGDRERKFRPDNDAGIVKGSKAPEIKIRLRSVKENKYNPLNIDNLLTPNISYPIKSAGDSKCQVLPASDRVPHFTVRDIRDNKCKFQTPIHQVRDVRKLVKSSYRLVSVDNSESKGAVAPVTASLREDNKASKKLPGKKSPPSSIVIKCQSVNTNSSTKQGVLVTEAPKQRQIENDRSSPKPSPDCAKNEPTSLHRAMGRPPIGFAKHPNTDQSEAKQKQEKMVEAGERKPESKIPKQVALEKLKAAVKTMEQLYVFDRNEWKRKSQAPWPITDSHVLSLIAKEEHGGPEELGSAGDRERLITETNTDRLPETCNIQEEKGCLRIIHVPFTKNTFKTQSQQSKMFSNKSVFHLGNSIKTAVSSSSFASRNGPQPCSPSHATSMVKSISTKTPKAPLSLKICPPKRALVDRGRFKSSPTTETTPQPIKSGNTDSENYLTIPVEGRCVGQVKLPIQEQVFPSSPAASQPDITDTKRSEHNSIQSLKRSPVVMETRPPDTPTIPTTATIYHHSLPVVKQGAPQPQVFCFSPSIAPLPTTPSGGDPFQPTQRKMLFDPTTGQYYLVDTPSEPVTRRLFDPETRQYVDVPMPMPQLQPVTPMSVSPLALNTGGVYSPNYMIYPGFLSPMLPAQTVMTPQVASYVASQLEDESGNTAHRKYTLVRGGGQEGNMTGAESPYYSATGGSVPASVPVTLGHHVTTRGSAALSEGKPPVISITSQQRPRIIAPPSFDGTTMSFVVEHR, translated from the coding sequence ATGGAAGCAGTTGAGAAAACTCTCACTTACCGAGACGACACCGGACCTTATAGAAAGCTGCTCCATGgaaataaagacaaaaaccaGTGCAACACTAAGGCAAAAAGTGACGAATCCAATTATGTTGATTTGGATGATTTACTTGATATGAATTCAGAGTGCACAAAAACTGTTAAAGTGACTTTCACCGGTGACGGTAACCAGCTTGCAGTTTTCAAATGCAACAGTGATACGTCCGGAGAGAGGAGCCCCGGGGTTCGCGAGATTGATGACAATGTGGATCAAATCTATGAGGAAACATCGAAGGACAGGTGGGCAGATAGGCCTGTCTCGGAAGATCCCACCATGGACACTTATTTGACAGAATTTAACAGCAATGTGGACTTGGGGAATAACAATACGACAGAACCCCAGAGCGAAATTGTGCCTCGTGATTATAATGTCCCTAGCGAGTGTGAGGAGTTACAATACACAGACATGTATTTGAACAGTAAAACCGAATCGGACGACGGTGAGAGCGTAGTATTGTCAGACCATTGTGCGCCTGATACGGTGATAGACGAATCGCACTACATTACAACGCACGAAATCCAACTGACAGAGCATGACCATGATGTCGATTATGATTTTGGACGGGGAAACTGTTGGGATATTGAGGACGATAATCTGGTTTATTCATTTGTGGATTATGCCTCTTTTGAAAGCGATGAAACAACGGAGGAAACTTTGATAGGCCTAGTGGATGGTAGGAGCCAGGCGCAATGTAATGTGCACCAACGTGTTTCTGGTTGTGCAGTTGTCAGCACTGAGAGTGAGTTTTGTGACTCTGACAAATGCCCCAGCTCAGATGAAAGCATTTGTAAAAAACAAAACAGTAGTGGGAATTCGGCGGGGCAAATTCACCTGTCAATCAAGACGTCATCAAGAGCAATAAACGACTCTAACAATATCATTGAGAATGAAAACATTTGTTATAATACCAAGCACATGGGAAACAGGAGTCACTTCTGTTTTACAAGCACTGACGCCAGAGCGGAAGCCTTGTGCGATAGATCCCAATATTTTATCCCAGCCCCAGGACGTCAACACTTTGCAACTAAATTAAGAGGGAAAGATGTTAACGAATATTCCAGCGGTGCGTCAAGTTCGATTAGTGAACTGGACGACGCTGATAAAGAAGTGCGTAATTTAACCGCCAAATCATTTAGGAGTTTAGCATGTCCCTATTTCGATGCTATAAATTTGAGCACTTCAAGTGAGTCTTCAATGTCAGAAAATGGGCTTGGCTTAAACAAGTGGTCAGCTTTCGTTGACCTTAAATATGGTAAtatgtcacatggcagagagCAAAATCTAATCGCCCATAAGAGTGCAACTGCAACTTTTGAAATGAGCAAGAACGCAGACTATAAGAGTATACATGGTATTGCCATAAGCAATAAGAAAGTACCCCAAACCAAGATGTTTTCTTTGAATACACAAATATCTAGTCCACAACATGCATCTTCCTCTACCCAAAACGTAGAGCTTACAGGCCCATTTGAACCAGGCAGTGAGGTTATCACTTTGACAAAGACATTGAATTTTCGCTGTAATGTTGAAGCGGGGTCACCTGAACCCGGGAAGTCTCCTAAGTATTCAGAAAATGTGTCAGGAGCACATTCCATGGATGAAGTTACCGGCACCTTGCCAGCTAAGCAAGGATATGAAGTGAGCTACCAACACAGTGACGCGGGTGACAGCATGGAAGGCACACATAAGAATGCAAGTTTCGCATCAAGTCTCTTAAAAAATGTCATTTCCAAAAAAATGCAATTTGAACAGGAGCGTaagatggagaggggggagataCGGGACACGCATCCCACGCACTCCCCATGCTTTCAATGCAAGGATCAAGATGGGATaagggagagggatacagagagaggcgTGCATAGTCAATCCTCAAAATCGGGTTCGGGATGCACAAGCAATTCTTCGGATGAACAAGGGGCTGTGGACAGTAGACCTAATTCTTGTGACCCCAAGGAAGATCGTACAAGAACATTAGCAAGCTTTCAGCCCATAAATGAGGCACGACTAGATTCTCAAAGGGATGCATGCGAGCCCACAAGAGGATCCCTGAGCCATAGCCAAAACAGCGCATTCAAATCATGGAGGGATGGTGAGCCAGAGCCCCAAGATGAACATGAAATTCGTACCGTTTTAGATGGGACACACTCCACAACAGATAACACGGGGGAAAGGGAGTTAGACACCAGGTCTGTAAGTAGCAAGCTAACTAAATTGTCACACTTGTTTGTTCCAAGTTCCCAGCGTCTCCCTAAAGATACGGAATTGAAAGAACAGGTGTCAGACAGTACTTTCCTCGGTGCGCAAAAAGAGCATCAGGGGGACCGAGAGAGAAAGTTTAGACCTGACAACGATGCAGGAATCGTGAAAGGGTCAAAGGCACCCGAGATAAAAATACGCCTGAGGAGCGTAAAAGAAAACAAATACAATCCGCTAAATATTGACAACTTGTTAACCCCTAATATAAGTTATCCAATAAAGTCAGCAGGTGACTCCAAATGTCAGGTGCTGCCAGCGTCAGACAGAGTGCCACACTTTACGGTTAGGGATATAAGAGACAATAAGTGCAAGTTTCAGACGCCAATTCATCAGGTAAGAGACGTACGTAAATTGGTCAAGAGTTCATATCGTTTAGTCTCAGTGGATAACAGCGAGAGTAAAGGCGCAGTCGCCCCTGTAACTGCCTCATTACGCGAAGACAATAAAGCTTCTAAGAAACTACCCGGTAAAAAATCGCCTCCCTCTTCAATTGTAATAAAATGTcagtctgtaaatacaaatagcagTACTAAACAAGGTGTGCTTGTAACCGAGGCTCCAAAGCAGAGACAAATTGAGAACGATAGGTCATCCCCCAAACCATCTCCAGACTGTGCCAAAAATGAACCCACGTCGCTGCACAGGGCGATGGGCAGACCTCCAATTGGCTTCGCTAAACACCCCAACACAGATCAGTCCGAGGCTAAACAGAAGCAGGAAAAAATGGTCGAGGCAGGTGAACGCAAACCGGAGTCGAAAATACCAAAACAGGTGGCGTTAGAGAAACTAAAGGCGGCCGTTAAAACAATGGAACAGCTTTATGTTTTTGACAGAAATGAATGGAAGCGCAAGAGCCAGGCTCCCTGGCCTATTACAGACAGTCATGTTCTGTCACTCATTGCTAAAGAGGAGCATGGTGGCCCGGAGGAGCTAGGTTCAgcaggtgacagagagaggcttattacagagacaaacacagacaggctGCCAGAAACATGCAACATTCAAGAAGAGAAAGGTTGTCTAAGAATAATCCATGTCCCATTCACAAAGAACACATTTAAAACCCAGTCACAACAAAGTAAAATGTTTAGTAACAAAAGTGTGTTTCATTTGGGGAACAGCATTAAGACAGCTGTCAGTAGCAGCAGCTTTGCTAGTAGGAATGGGCCACAACCCTGTTCTCCATCACATGCAACCTCTATGGTGAAAAGCATTAGCACTAAGACCCCGAAAGCTCCTCTCTCATTGAAAATATGCCCCCCAAAACGAGCGCTGGTGGACAGGGGAAGGTTCAAAAGCAGCCCCACCACAGAGACAACCCCACAGCCCATCAAATCTGGCAACACAGACTCTGAAAACTACTTAACAATACCTGTAGAAGGCCGGTGTGTCGGTCAAGTGAAACTGCCCATTCAAGAGCAGGTATTCCCAAGCAGCCCTGCTGCCAGTCAACCTGACATCACCGACACCAAGAGATCCGAGCATAATTCTATCCAGTCTCTCAAACGGTCCCCTGTTGTCATGGAGACGCGGCCCCCAGATACCCCCACCATCCCCACTACCGCCACCATCTACCACCACTCTCTACCAGTGGTCAAGCAAGGAGCCCCACAGCCGCAGGTGTTCTGCTTCTCCCCGTCCATTGCCCCCTTGCCCACAACCCCTTCGGGGGGAGACCCCTTCCAGCCTACCCAGAGGAAGATGCTCTTTGATCCCACCACCGGACAGTACTACCTGGTGGACACTCCGAGTGAGCCAGTCACCCGGCGTCTCTTCGACCCTGAGACGCGCCAGTATGTGGACGTGCCTATGCCTATGCCACAGCTGCAGCCAGTGACCCCCATGTCCGTGTCCCCCCTGGCGCTGAACACGGGAGGGGTGTACTCACCCAACTACATGATCTACCCGGGGTTCCTCTCACCCATGCTTCCTGCACAGACGGTGATGACACCCCAGGTCGCATCCTACGTGGCATCCCAATTGGAGGACGAGAGCGGGAATACCGCTCACAGGAAATACACCCTGGTGCGTGGGGGGGGACAGGAGGGTAACATGACGGGGGCAGAGAGCCCCTACTACAGTGCTACTGGAGGGTCAGTGCCAGCATCAGTGCCCGTCACCTTGGGCCACCACGTCACCACCCGGGGGAGTGCGGCCCTGTCAGAAGGAAAACCACCGGTCATCAGCATCACGTCCCAGCAACGCCCGAGAATCATTGCACCACCCTCCTTCGATGGTACGACCATGAGCTTTGTGGTGGAGCATCGGTAA